Proteins from a genomic interval of Alphaproteobacteria bacterium:
- the rplU gene encoding 50S ribosomal protein L21 produces MSEYAIFQTGGKQYRVANGDIVKVEKLNATGTIEFDQVLMVGDKVGTPFVDGAKVIAEVIEQKRADKILVFKKKRRQNYRRTAGHRQFITVLKIKEIKA; encoded by the coding sequence ATGAGCGAATATGCAATCTTTCAAACCGGCGGCAAACAGTATCGCGTTGCAAACGGCGATATTGTCAAGGTTGAAAAACTGAATGCGACCGGTACAATCGAATTCGACCAGGTTTTAATGGTCGGTGATAAGGTTGGCACACCATTTGTTGATGGCGCCAAGGTTATCGCAGAAGTAATTGAACAGAAACGTGCTGACAAAATTTTGGTGTTCAAGAAAAAACGTCGCCAGAATTATCGCCGCACCGCCGGTCATCGTCAGTTCATTACTGTTTTGAAAATCAAAGAAATCAAGGCATAA
- a CDS encoding 50S ribosomal protein L27, producing the protein MAHKKAGSASMNGRDSEGRRLGIKKSGGSRVIPGNIIIRQRGTSVHPGLNVGMGKDHTIFAKIAGIVKFKRGNGDRRTVSVVPEEAK; encoded by the coding sequence ATGGCACATAAGAAAGCGGGTTCCGCATCAATGAACGGACGCGACTCAGAAGGGCGCAGACTGGGTATAAAAAAATCTGGTGGTTCACGCGTAATCCCAGGTAATATCATCATTCGCCAGCGTGGTACATCTGTACACCCGGGCCTGAATGTTGGTATGGGCAAAGACCACACAATCTTTGCGAAAATCGCAGGTATTGTGAAATTCAAACGTGGTAACGGCGACCGCAGAACGGTTTCAGTTGTTCCCGAAGAAGCAAAATAA
- a CDS encoding class I SAM-dependent RNA methyltransferase, whose product MAKTCPFFSKCGGCKFDFTATDYKQQKSRELARVPNVGDAIWIDAGARRRADFAFAGGDFGFYEHGTKNIIPVRHCPNVVDEINNILPMLAALPWGGAGACLVTQCDNGVDVAITSSVPYFTPEFRDAAMKLPAIRITWNDKVIKQTEQPTVTFSGVTVPYPSGAFLQPSVAGADALRELVVSRASGARRVADLFCGLGNFTFALNADGFDIVGTGTKRDLFSHPLTVGMLKNYDAVVMDPPRAGADAQCRELIKSNVGRIIYVSCNPSTFMRDAKTLTRGGYKMTELIPVDQFVGSAHWELFAVFDKQD is encoded by the coding sequence ATGGCCAAGACATGTCCATTTTTTAGTAAATGCGGTGGCTGTAAATTCGATTTTACAGCCACTGATTACAAGCAACAAAAATCCCGCGAATTGGCCCGCGTACCAAACGTAGGCGATGCGATTTGGATTGATGCCGGCGCACGACGCAGGGCCGACTTTGCATTCGCCGGTGGCGATTTTGGATTTTATGAACATGGCACAAAAAATATAATACCTGTGCGTCATTGTCCGAACGTGGTGGATGAAATAAACAATATTTTGCCAATGTTGGCGGCGTTGCCATGGGGTGGGGCGGGTGCGTGCCTGGTGACGCAATGCGACAATGGGGTTGATGTCGCAATCACGTCGTCTGTACCGTACTTTACGCCCGAATTTCGCGATGCGGCGATGAAATTACCCGCCATTCGCATTACCTGGAATGACAAGGTAATAAAACAAACCGAACAACCAACTGTGACATTTTCTGGCGTAACTGTTCCGTATCCGTCCGGCGCGTTTTTGCAGCCCAGCGTCGCGGGCGCAGACGCGTTGCGTGAATTGGTTGTATCGCGTGCGTCTGGCGCGCGCCGTGTGGCGGATTTGTTCTGTGGACTGGGGAATTTTACATTTGCACTAAATGCAGACGGGTTTGACATTGTTGGCACAGGCACAAAACGTGATTTGTTTTCGCATCCCCTGACGGTTGGAATGTTAAAGAATTATGACGCGGTTGTTATGGACCCGCCGCGTGCCGGCGCTGACGCGCAGTGTCGCGAACTGATTAAAAGCAATGTTGGGCGCATAATCTATGTTTCGTGCAATCCATCCACATTTATGCGCGACGCAAAAACGCTGACCCGTGGCGGCTATAAAATGACCGAACTGATACCCGTTGACCAGTTTGTGGGCAGTGCGCATTGGGAACTGTTTGCGGTTTTTGATAAACAGGACTAA
- a CDS encoding porin family protein: protein MKAKFILPFLCALPMMANAAIPYRVEQIKTPVAQTPSGLDNEAYARTRRFYVGGMYNFAMWQDYTDDNNIEIRGKNTHSFEGFAGLRVYDTFRMELNYLRTNAEYNDLSLTGDTFLVNAIFDARIDNIYRIFRSQMIVPYVGAGAGLSWNSADDGVRLDKKISPVAAALAGISVEFSSIFALDFGYRYFYMFAPGTDVIEKLNPSSHQFRVGARISF from the coding sequence ATGAAAGCAAAGTTTATCTTACCATTTTTGTGTGCATTGCCAATGATGGCAAACGCGGCAATTCCATATCGTGTTGAGCAAATCAAAACGCCAGTTGCGCAAACGCCATCTGGCCTGGATAACGAAGCATACGCCCGCACACGTCGTTTCTATGTTGGTGGCATGTATAATTTCGCCATGTGGCAGGATTATACCGACGACAACAACATTGAAATCCGCGGCAAAAACACCCACAGTTTCGAAGGCTTTGCCGGTCTGCGCGTATATGATACGTTTCGCATGGAATTAAACTATCTGCGGACAAATGCCGAATATAATGATTTGTCCCTGACGGGCGACACGTTCCTTGTAAACGCGATTTTTGATGCGCGTATCGATAATATCTATCGCATATTCCGTTCGCAAATGATTGTCCCGTATGTCGGTGCGGGGGCTGGTCTGTCATGGAATTCGGCGGATGATGGGGTGCGACTGGATAAAAAGATTTCTCCGGTTGCCGCTGCGCTGGCGGGGATTAGTGTAGAATTCAGTTCGATATTTGCGCTGGATTTTGGGTACAGATATTTCTATATGTTTGCGCCGGGTACGGACGTGATTGAAAAATTAAATCCGTCATCGCACCAGTTCCGCGTTGGGGCGCGCATCAGTTTCTGA
- a CDS encoding peptidoglycan-associated lipoprotein: MKLKNFALLAGVAGLLAACGGSAIVEPADLNEQRVFFGFNSAEISEDAKNNLLGQALYMKNHEDVKIQIAGNCDERGSTEYNLALGARRANAAKSVLVNDGIDAKRISTISYGKERPLVQGSGEEVWKWNRNATTTVK; the protein is encoded by the coding sequence ATGAAATTAAAAAACTTTGCTTTGTTGGCGGGCGTTGCTGGCCTGTTGGCTGCATGTGGCGGTTCTGCAATTGTTGAACCAGCTGATCTGAACGAACAGCGCGTATTCTTTGGCTTTAATTCAGCTGAAATTTCCGAAGATGCGAAAAACAACCTGTTGGGTCAGGCACTGTATATGAAAAACCACGAAGATGTGAAAATCCAAATCGCGGGTAACTGCGACGAACGTGGTTCAACAGAATACAACTTGGCATTGGGTGCACGTCGTGCAAACGCCGCGAAAAGCGTTCTGGTAAACGACGGTATCGATGCAAAACGTATTTCGACCATTTCTTATGGCAAGGAACGTCCATTGGTTCAGGGTTCTGGCGAAGAAGTCTGGAAATGGAATCGTAACGCCACAACAACAGTTAAATAA
- a CDS encoding helix-turn-helix transcriptional regulator has protein sequence MATLLVDAKYFGNYLRMARNSMNITRFECAKLLGVSHSELIKIENGKILMPDKIIQKVMTNGMAMILCKRRK, from the coding sequence ATGGCAACACTGTTGGTTGATGCGAAATATTTTGGTAATTATTTGCGCATGGCACGTAATTCAATGAATATCACGCGGTTTGAATGCGCAAAATTATTGGGTGTGTCACATTCAGAATTGATTAAGATAGAAAATGGCAAAATTTTAATGCCCGATAAAATAATTCAAAAGGTTATGACGAACGGTATGGCGATGATTTTATGTAAACGACGAAAATAA